From Halomicrobium salinisoli, the proteins below share one genomic window:
- a CDS encoding 3-dehydroquinate synthase II, which translates to MTRSVWLKADDEVGDWEARKRRITAGLEAGVDWVLVDEHDVARVRELGEVNVAAFAGGDVHVMDAEGEEIEPDATVVGKEGEGDGTVDLPSDFSGSADLSALRQDGDAPDGGYVRIFDEDYEAFAEQVAQEADHTIVIGDDWQIIPLENLIARVGDETELITGVQSAEDARTAYETLELGADGVLLDTDDPDEIRRTVEVRDEAGREQLELTWAEVTDIEQTGSADRVCIDTGNLMEHDEGMLVGSMSRGLFFVHAETAESPYVASRPFRVNAGAVHAYVRTPDGGTKYLSEVGSGDEVQIVDEDGNTREAIVGRAKIEKRPMFRVQAETEEGDRIETLIQNAETIKMHTTDGRTAITDVEEGDELLVYTEDAARHFGEKVEESIIEK; encoded by the coding sequence ATGACACGGAGCGTGTGGCTGAAGGCCGACGACGAAGTCGGCGACTGGGAGGCCAGGAAGCGCCGCATCACGGCCGGACTCGAGGCGGGGGTCGACTGGGTGCTCGTCGACGAGCACGACGTCGCGCGAGTCCGCGAACTGGGCGAGGTCAACGTCGCCGCCTTCGCCGGCGGCGACGTCCACGTCATGGACGCCGAGGGCGAGGAGATCGAGCCCGACGCGACCGTCGTGGGCAAGGAGGGCGAGGGCGACGGCACTGTCGATCTCCCCTCGGACTTCTCGGGGTCGGCGGACCTCTCCGCGCTCCGGCAGGACGGCGACGCCCCGGACGGCGGCTACGTCCGCATCTTCGACGAGGACTACGAGGCCTTCGCCGAGCAGGTCGCCCAGGAGGCCGACCACACCATCGTCATCGGCGACGACTGGCAGATCATCCCGCTGGAGAACCTCATCGCCCGCGTCGGCGACGAGACGGAGCTGATCACCGGCGTCCAGTCCGCGGAAGACGCCCGCACCGCCTACGAGACGCTGGAGCTCGGCGCCGACGGCGTCCTGCTGGACACCGACGACCCGGACGAGATCCGTCGCACCGTCGAGGTCCGCGACGAGGCCGGCCGCGAGCAGCTTGAGCTCACGTGGGCCGAGGTGACCGACATCGAGCAGACCGGCTCCGCCGACCGGGTCTGCATCGATACGGGCAACCTCATGGAGCACGACGAGGGCATGCTCGTCGGCTCGATGTCCCGCGGCCTCTTCTTCGTCCACGCGGAGACCGCCGAGTCGCCCTACGTCGCCTCCCGGCCGTTCCGGGTCAACGCCGGCGCCGTCCACGCCTACGTCCGCACGCCCGACGGCGGCACGAAGTACCTCTCCGAGGTCGGCAGCGGCGACGAGGTCCAGATCGTCGACGAGGACGGCAACACGCGCGAGGCCATCGTCGGCCGCGCCAAGATCGAGAAGCGCCCGATGTTCCGCGTGCAGGCCGAGACGGAGGAGGGCGACCGCATCGAGACCCTGATCCAGAACGCCGAGACGATCAAGATGCACACGACGGACGGCCGCACCGCCATCACGGACGTCGAGGAGGGCGACGAGCTGCTGGTCTACACCGAGGACGCCGCCCGGCACTTCGGCGAGAAGGTCGAGGAGTCCATCATCGAGAAGTGA
- a CDS encoding zinc ribbon domain-containing protein has protein sequence MSRTDRKRPWLAAILAVVSPGLGHVYLREWLRAVLWFGLLLGSTLVLVPESVLTVDTVSLESIMAASREITARNQLAMTAIVVLSGADAYWMASQGNRRAAAAEGARCPYCGKDLDEDLEFCHWCTTRLAPPAESNGADRDPVAPDDGSDA, from the coding sequence GTGTCTCGAACCGACCGCAAGCGGCCGTGGCTGGCCGCGATCCTCGCCGTGGTCTCCCCGGGACTCGGTCACGTCTACCTCCGGGAGTGGCTCCGTGCCGTCCTGTGGTTCGGCCTCCTCCTGGGGTCGACGCTGGTGCTCGTGCCGGAGTCCGTACTGACAGTCGACACCGTCTCTCTCGAGTCGATCATGGCCGCGTCCCGCGAGATCACCGCGCGCAATCAGCTCGCGATGACGGCCATCGTCGTCCTCAGCGGGGCCGACGCCTACTGGATGGCCTCGCAGGGCAACCGTCGCGCCGCGGCCGCCGAAGGGGCGCGCTGCCCGTACTGCGGCAAGGATCTGGACGAGGACCTGGAGTTCTGCCACTGGTGTACGACCCGGCTGGCGCCGCCGGCCGAGTCGAACGGCGCCGACCGCGACCCGGTCGCCCCCGACGACGGCTCCGACGCCTAG
- a CDS encoding type I 3-dehydroquinate dehydratase: protein MEFTSFGLLAATTDLSEEPAAREHADGMELRMDLADDPLDALDAYEGELPLLVTNRVHWEGGEAPDDTTRLDALETAVGHDAVEAVDVELAALTGGGDYDATRVVEEARASDVAVVVSTHDFEATPDRGDLVERLRAACEHGDVGKIATTAQSSGDVLDLLDATRTLTDEGERVATMAMGEPGRHSRAVAPLYGSKIGYAPVNPTDATAPGQYDLATLRALIDDLRSEVPERETAAQ, encoded by the coding sequence ATGGAGTTCACGTCGTTCGGGCTGCTGGCCGCTACGACGGATCTGAGCGAGGAGCCGGCGGCGCGCGAGCACGCCGACGGGATGGAGCTTCGGATGGACCTGGCCGACGACCCGCTGGACGCGCTCGACGCCTACGAGGGGGAGTTGCCCCTGCTTGTGACCAACCGGGTCCACTGGGAGGGCGGCGAGGCGCCGGACGACACCACCAGGCTCGACGCGCTGGAGACGGCCGTCGGCCACGACGCCGTCGAGGCGGTCGACGTCGAACTGGCCGCGCTCACCGGCGGGGGCGACTACGACGCGACGCGCGTGGTCGAGGAGGCCCGCGCCAGCGACGTCGCCGTCGTCGTCTCGACGCACGACTTCGAGGCGACGCCCGATCGCGGAGATCTGGTCGAGCGGCTCCGGGCGGCCTGCGAGCACGGCGACGTGGGGAAGATAGCGACGACGGCCCAGTCGTCCGGCGACGTGCTCGACCTGCTCGACGCCACGCGGACGCTGACGGACGAGGGCGAGCGGGTCGCCACGATGGCGATGGGCGAGCCGGGTCGTCACTCGCGGGCCGTCGCGCCGCTGTACGGATCGAAGATCGGCTACGCGCCGGTCAACCCGACCGACGCGACGGCGCCCGGGCAGTACGACCTCGCGACGCTCCGGGCGCTGATCGACGACCTGCGGAGCGAGGTGCCCGAGCGGGAGACGGCCGCCCAGTGA
- a CDS encoding transcription initiation factor IIB: MNSNSRTRARADTRTDETEEEEQDEATVCPECNGDLVVDDEHGETVCESCGLVVEEDDIDRGPEWRAFDANEKDEKSRVGAPTTNMMHDKGLSTNIDWRDQDAYGNSLSGKQRQKMQRLRKWNERFRTRDSKERNLKQALGEIDRMASALGLPDNVRETASVIYRRALDENLLPGRSIEGVSTASVYAAARQAGVPRSLDEIADVSRVEKDEIARTYRYVARELGLEIEPADPESYVPRFASSLELSEESEHRARELLQNAKEEGVHSGKSPVGLAAAAVYAAALLTNEKTTQAEVSEVADISEVTIRNRYHELLEAEQGIPMA; encoded by the coding sequence ATGAACTCCAACTCCAGGACTCGCGCGCGAGCGGACACGCGCACGGACGAAACCGAAGAAGAGGAACAGGACGAGGCGACCGTGTGCCCGGAGTGCAACGGCGACCTGGTCGTCGACGACGAGCACGGCGAGACGGTCTGTGAATCCTGCGGCCTGGTCGTCGAGGAGGACGACATCGACCGCGGGCCCGAGTGGCGCGCGTTCGACGCCAACGAGAAGGACGAGAAGTCCCGCGTCGGCGCGCCGACGACCAACATGATGCACGACAAGGGCCTGTCGACCAACATCGACTGGCGCGACCAGGACGCCTACGGCAACTCCCTGTCGGGCAAGCAGCGCCAGAAGATGCAGCGGCTCCGGAAGTGGAACGAGCGGTTCCGGACCCGCGACTCCAAGGAGCGCAACCTCAAGCAGGCGCTGGGCGAGATCGACCGCATGGCCTCCGCGCTGGGCCTGCCCGACAACGTCCGGGAGACCGCGTCGGTCATCTACCGCCGCGCGCTCGACGAGAACCTCCTGCCGGGCCGCTCCATCGAGGGCGTCTCGACGGCCTCGGTGTACGCCGCCGCCCGCCAGGCCGGCGTCCCGCGCTCGCTGGACGAGATCGCCGACGTCTCCCGGGTGGAGAAGGACGAGATCGCTCGCACCTACCGCTACGTCGCCCGCGAACTCGGCCTCGAGATCGAGCCCGCCGACCCCGAGAGCTACGTCCCGCGCTTTGCCTCCTCGCTGGAACTCTCCGAGGAGTCCGAACACCGCGCCCGGGAACTCCTCCAGAACGCCAAGGAGGAGGGCGTCCACTCCGGCAAGTCGCCCGTCGGCCTCGCCGCGGCCGCCGTCTACGCCGCCGCGCTGCTGACCAACGAGAAGACCACGCAGGCGGAGGTCTCGGAGGTCGCCGACATCTCCGAGGTCACCATCCGCAACCGCTACCACGAGCTGCTGGAGGCCGAGCAGGGCATCCCGATGGCGTGA
- the yjjX gene encoding inosine/xanthosine triphosphatase: MTRIHVGSTNPVKIAATERVAGDLLGATVEGVAVDSGVPEQPRGRAETIAGAENRARRALAAGEADYGVGVEGGVAETDGTPGTWLIMWAAVSDGERLARGGGPSIRLPDDVARRVREGRELGPVLDDRVGTSDVGEGAGAAGVLTGGAVDRESALSHAVAGAFGPFVTDHYEG, from the coding sequence GTGACGCGGATCCACGTTGGCAGCACGAACCCGGTGAAAATCGCTGCGACCGAGCGCGTCGCGGGGGACCTCCTCGGCGCGACCGTCGAGGGCGTCGCCGTCGACTCCGGCGTTCCGGAGCAGCCCCGCGGGCGAGCGGAGACGATCGCTGGTGCGGAGAACCGCGCCCGGCGCGCGCTGGCGGCCGGCGAGGCGGACTACGGCGTCGGCGTCGAGGGCGGCGTGGCGGAGACGGACGGTACGCCGGGCACGTGGCTGATCATGTGGGCGGCCGTCAGCGACGGCGAGCGCCTCGCGCGCGGCGGCGGGCCGTCGATCAGGCTCCCCGACGACGTCGCGCGGCGCGTCCGCGAGGGCCGGGAACTCGGACCCGTGCTGGACGATCGGGTCGGGACGAGCGACGTCGGCGAGGGGGCCGGCGCGGCGGGCGTGTTGACCGGCGGCGCCGTCGACCGCGAGTCGGCGCTCTCCCACGCCGTCGCTGGCGCGTTCGGCCCGTTCGTGACCGACCACTACGAGGGGTGA
- a CDS encoding flippase-like domain-containing protein gives MTDVEVSVVLPAYNEEETLEETVEVTLSTLASFLPDGRFEVIVAEDGCEDRTPEIADRLAGEDERVRHVHSDERLGRGGALEYAFRRAEGSTLVYFDTDLATDMRHLEELVESIRSGEYDVATGSRWLPENPADRPPRRAVSSRGYNVLVRLFLRSDLKDHQCGFKAFDRDALFDLLDGVEDEHWFWDTEVLVRAQREGYRVREFPVDWTPKGDSKVDLVRDVFGMGSQIVRTWWQLSVSPRITRRTSLAGGTALVLVALLLMTQYLDPRAVLEQMAGADPALVALSAVIYALSWPLRGLRYRDILASIGFRERWTFLTGAVFISQTGNLVFPARAGDAVRAYVVKARRSIPYPSGFASLAVERVFDLLTITLLAGVVFVGLAATGAADSLVAALTGNPNAETTQSGRTAVLVAAGVGLAAIGAVAAIVASARSDRNLARATVRRFSSDAYADYVAGVIERFAGDVQTVATDGRAFARVGGASLVIWTLDVLTALAVFYAFPDVTLTPTLVAVAFFAVSVGNLAKVLPLTPGGVGLYEGAFSLIVAALTPYGAALALGVSIVDHAVKNAVTVLGGVASMAWLNVSLTTAVEESSEAREVEAATAAED, from the coding sequence ATGACAGACGTCGAGGTGAGCGTCGTTCTCCCGGCGTACAACGAGGAGGAGACGCTGGAGGAGACCGTCGAGGTGACGCTGTCGACGCTCGCCTCCTTCCTTCCGGACGGGCGCTTCGAGGTCATCGTGGCGGAGGACGGCTGCGAGGATCGGACGCCGGAGATCGCCGACCGCCTCGCGGGCGAGGACGAGCGCGTCCGCCACGTCCACAGCGACGAGCGCCTGGGCCGCGGGGGCGCACTGGAGTACGCGTTCCGCCGGGCCGAGGGGTCGACGCTGGTGTACTTCGACACCGACCTGGCGACGGACATGCGACACCTCGAGGAGCTCGTCGAGTCGATCAGGTCCGGCGAGTACGACGTCGCGACCGGCTCGCGGTGGTTGCCGGAGAACCCGGCCGACCGCCCGCCCAGGCGAGCCGTCTCCAGTCGCGGGTACAACGTCCTGGTGCGGCTGTTCCTCCGCTCGGACCTCAAGGACCACCAGTGCGGGTTCAAGGCCTTCGACCGCGACGCGCTCTTTGACCTGCTCGACGGCGTCGAGGACGAGCACTGGTTCTGGGACACGGAGGTCCTCGTGCGCGCCCAGCGCGAGGGCTATCGCGTCAGGGAGTTCCCCGTCGACTGGACGCCGAAGGGCGACTCGAAGGTCGATCTGGTCCGGGACGTCTTCGGCATGGGCAGCCAGATCGTCCGGACGTGGTGGCAGCTGTCGGTCAGCCCGCGGATCACGCGCCGCACCTCGCTGGCCGGCGGGACGGCGCTGGTGCTCGTCGCGCTCCTGCTGATGACCCAGTACCTGGACCCGCGGGCGGTGCTGGAGCAGATGGCCGGCGCCGACCCCGCGCTCGTCGCGCTGTCGGCGGTGATCTACGCGCTCTCCTGGCCGCTGCGCGGGCTCCGGTACCGGGACATCCTCGCCAGCATCGGCTTTCGCGAGCGGTGGACGTTCCTCACCGGCGCGGTCTTCATCAGCCAGACCGGGAACCTCGTCTTCCCGGCCCGCGCCGGCGACGCCGTCCGGGCGTACGTCGTCAAGGCGCGCCGGTCGATCCCGTATCCCTCCGGGTTCGCGTCGCTCGCCGTCGAGCGCGTGTTCGACCTGCTGACGATCACGCTGCTGGCCGGCGTCGTGTTCGTGGGGCTGGCCGCGACCGGCGCGGCGGACTCGCTGGTGGCCGCGCTGACCGGGAACCCGAACGCGGAGACGACACAGAGCGGCCGGACCGCCGTGCTGGTCGCCGCGGGCGTCGGACTGGCCGCGATCGGCGCGGTCGCCGCCATCGTCGCCAGCGCGCGCTCCGACCGGAACCTCGCCCGCGCGACGGTCAGGCGGTTCAGCTCCGACGCCTACGCGGACTACGTGGCCGGCGTGATCGAGCGCTTCGCCGGCGACGTCCAGACCGTCGCCACCGACGGCCGGGCCTTCGCCCGCGTCGGCGGGGCGAGCCTGGTGATCTGGACGCTGGACGTGCTGACCGCGCTGGCCGTGTTCTACGCCTTCCCCGACGTGACGCTGACCCCGACGCTGGTCGCCGTCGCCTTCTTCGCGGTCAGCGTCGGCAACCTCGCGAAGGTCCTCCCGCTGACGCCGGGCGGGGTCGGCCTCTACGAGGGCGCCTTCTCGCTGATCGTCGCCGCGCTGACGCCGTACGGCGCGGCGCTGGCGCTCGGCGTCTCCATCGTCGACCACGCCGTCAAGAACGCCGTCACCGTCCTCGGCGGCGTCGCCTCGATGGCCTGGCTCAACGTCTCGCTGACGACGGCCGTCGAGGAGAGCAGCGAGGCCCGCGAGGTCGAGGCGGCCACGGCGGCAGAGGACTGA